Part of the Drosophila gunungcola strain Sukarami chromosome X unlocalized genomic scaffold, Dgunungcola_SK_2 000049F, whole genome shotgun sequence genome is shown below.
AGAGCGGCATAAAAAATAGGAAAGCTGAACGTGCACTGGGGAAAAATAGTAAAGTCGGtataatagttaaaaaaaaaaaattattatcattattaattattattagctTAAATAGTTCTTTTAGATATTactaaaattatacaaattattaataaaatataaaatgatattaattataaagtgccaaacattttataaacattttagcTAATTCAAATGTTTCAAAGTAATACATAAAATTTATAGATTACAAAGAACTTACTAGAAGCAAATAAAGATATGCGAGCATACATTTGTATCTAAGTAAATGTttgtaaaacaattaaaaaactaatttttataactgttggcttatacaaaataaattatctgaAATATGTATGAAACAAGCATCAAGTCTTCATGATTCGTTATGTTGAAAGCACATGCAATACATTTGATAtgataataaattatttaatgtattttgcTTAACCTTTTTGTTCTGATAAAAACGAAGACGGTTTTATACCACTAAAATACTTGATGGTGTTTccaattatgttttaatttatctcAGTGCATGCATGGGGCTGTGTAATGAAATGGCTCGGCAGCCGCAAAAAGGAAATAGAGaaatatcataaaaaatgGGCTACGCGGTGGTCGAAAGGGGTTGGCTGGCaataatttgattgttttgcgGCATAAATCAGACAAAAGCCACGCACATTAGCGCAGCCATCAGAACGGCGGAACAGCGGAACCATCGCAGGTGGAACGACCCAGCCCACAGGTTTACATAATGCTTACAGGCGGTTCCCAGGCCTTCAACAAACAATATAAAAGgaatgaaaaaatgaaaaaatgggGGAGTTCCCCCCATCGccataaatatgcattttGATTGCGCGACCAGAGCCAAACAAATGTGCAGAATAATCAAAAACAAGCACATCGGGGGGAGGCAATGTGGCATAAAACAATGCATGAGATCAAATAAACAATAGGTCTGCGAACGAATCGCTGATGCTACATTCAGCATTTGTGTGAATGTTTGGTGAAAAACTTACCGATACCGATTCCGAATCCGGATCCTTTTTGCCCCTTTCACCACTCCCTCAActaacgcacacacacacacacacgcccaGAAtccccaacaaaaaaaaaaaaaaaaaccagctACATGTCACACGAAAACTCGCAATCTATGAGCTGCTGATGAATGGCGAATCACAAGTCTCCCATTTTCGCGATTTGCTATCAATAATGCCAAATAGCAAGcatacacacactcactcacacacacacacacacacacacgcacacaccgcaaaaaaatcacagaaaaaaaacaaaaaaaaatccaacggcagcagcagcaacaacaacaatcgccAACAGtgccaaacaaacaaaaaacgggcagcagcagcagcaaaacaaatgtgaactatttatttatgccaCTCGGACCACACGTCGTATGCGCAATGTTGCTCGCTGAATGGCGGAGCGTGCTGTGTGCTGTGTGCTGCGTGCTCCGTGTCCGAGAATTTCTGCCCTCGGAGCGGCAGAAGAAGCGGAATCCACAGCACAACAGCATCAACATCGAGTTTTGGGGGATGAACGAAAGCTCATTTTTCAGTGGCGTTGCCACCGCACTTGAAAGTTCCGCCATCCaccccttttttttctaaatcagCTGGCCAGCTTATTTTTGGGCTGTGCGCAGGCCCCGATCTATCACATAGTTTCCCAGAACGCTCCATAGgtggccgaagtttgcttgCAATCAATTTACAACAAAGAGTCTAGTAGCTTTGAAAATATGTATGCATTAAGCATAGTATTTCTCCTATAATGCGCTGattagtttagtttataaGTGTTACGAAAGTAAcacaaattattgaaaattaaatacaattaccTTAGATTATCATgtgcaaattaatattttaaatatttcaatggAAAAAAGCAATATGTCTAACAACtaataatacatatttttgtaactCTTTGGTTATTCGttcagttattttaaaatatgcattaTACTGTGAACCTACATAAATGAAAGTTTACTTATCTAAGAAGCAAACCAAAAAATGCTAGGCAGACGAAGAGAGTTGACATGACTGTCAAATAAATTCAGGTGAAAGTGGAAAGTGCTTAAAATCGGTGAATCGGTTGGGGTCCTcgatgtttattatttaaactaGGCTTtcataaacacacacacattgcgCACTGAAGCTGAATTATAAATACTGCGGTAGTGTTTTAAGAGTGTTTgttagctaaaaaaaaattaattaattaaaatatatatataaatatagtaAAACTAGACGGACatctataattttaaagcaattccaaaagagttttttttttctctaacTAAATTGCTTTACGTTTAAAACAAGTGGgaaaccaaagaaaaaaggttacccaaccaaataaaattgttctttttgtaattttttctcttttatttaaataagttttgtttgcttCGTTTTTTCTTTCATATTTCACCTTGGTTGCACGGGATTTTGCTTGACTTGCATCGGTTTGTCTTGGTTTCATTAAGTGTTTGTATCTAGGTTCGTATTATTTTGCAGCAACATCATACCTTGTGGTGAGTAAAAGTTGATATGATGTAGATTTGGCACACTACAAAGTAACTCGCAACCGAAGGCAAGTTTGTTGTCAAATTTGTTGTcttatttcacttttatttgcGCTTCTTTAACATGTGctaatttctttgttttggttttattttgtttcgttttgctTGGGGCTTAGTTccatttagtttagtttaaattatCTTTGCGTATAATTTTACTATAAGTACATTCTGTTGCGTATTCCGTCAACATTGCGAAATTAGCAAttaggagaaaaaaaaatatatgtatttatacatttatataggAATTTACTCTAGACTCGTGGGACTCATTATGCGCTACCTTAAACTAATGTACAAAAATATCGGTAACTTAAAGACgagcaatttaaaatttaaaatcaacaacgacaacaatcCGCGGTATTCAATGCAATATAGTACAATACATAGTAGGTCATAATCGGTCTGGCgtcttattaaaaacaatcgaTTAAAAATGATCCATATACATAATTGACTCACAGAGATTTTCGTTGGCTGACAACAATTGAACCGAGAGTGAGTGGTACGTACGAAATCAGTTAGacatacatatgcatattTGGTAGTATTTCATATCGGGGATGGGCTTATAATGGGTGCCTGGCTAAAGGTTTATCGATGATTATATGACGGCTACCTTCTGGTCAATAACACTTGCTTGTTATGGCATTATTATCATTAGATTTGCTAGGTTTTCCTTTTGTGTCTACacgttttataaaaaagagacaaaaaaacattttgtggtCCCTGGCGTatgtaattcaatttaaatggttttccTTGGCGTTCAAACTTGGCCTTCAACAAAGAAACCCGGTAAACGAGTAAATCAAATTCTTATAGAGTTACTTCTTCAGCTCCATCATTTTCTGGCTGTGTTTTGAATTACATAAGTGTTGTGCTTGTCGTTTGTCTTATTACAATTAGTTGGACTGCTTAGCTGGCTGTGACCCATTTAAGTTGTTGCATATTTGTGTACTCTTTGTAGCTAAggttttttgttatattgaACCCATTTGGGAATTTGTTCCTTGAATTTCAGGTTTTGTTTCTAGCTGTGCACGTGGACTAGTGGTGGAGAAATCATGCTTTAAAGGGAAAGTCGATGATTCGTTAAGGTTTCACAactatttgaaatatattgcgatttaattttttttaaagaaaatattaaatctatattcgtatttttaaaatagtcaaATAAGAAGTATTTTGTACTGAAAGTCGAATTTTGGAAATACTAGAAAATTCACAACTTTTGTGCAGgtcaaaaaatattgcaacaaTACAAGTTTATGTgaattcttaataaataatcGTGTTTCTTTTCAAACAGTCATGATGCTAACTAATAATCGGTAATTATCGATGTTTTTGTGCAAAACCATCGAGAAAGACAGATTACTGCTTAAGCTCACCTCAAATTTTAGTGTTTCCCTATCTGTGTAAAAGTTACATATTCGAGTAGATAAAGTATCTGTGAGGTTGACTTCCTCGGCTTTCTTCAATAAGGTTTTGTacgtttttgtgtgtttgtgtagCTGTGTGTGAGAGTGTGTCTTAGTGCGCTAAATACAGTACGATAGTTATCGATAGCCAAGATGGCCAGAGCGATAGTAAGTGGCTTGAGTACAGCTTAACATCCTTTTAGCGGCTAGTTGAAACTACAAAACTCTAGAGTTGGGTGTCTAACTTTTCTCTACGGACTCTACCGGCTGATTAGTGAGTGCATCTAGGACTGTTCTTAGTGAAGCAATTAGTTCAGAGCAACgagaaatcaaagcaaaacaatcaacaacaatCAACAAACGTGTTACCCGCCTGGTCAtcagatacatttttttttgtgggcgGTGCGACGGACTCGATCTGGATACGAAATTGATCTTGAACTGCACTAAGCTACTTAAGAGCTAGAGTTGCCTTTCTTAAAGCGAGATAGTGTCTCTAGTTAGTGGGGCTTGAGGTCAAAGGGCAAGCGTGAGATTAGGTGAACGAAACCGAACGAATGCATGGGCGTGGGGAATCGAGCAGGTGGCTAGTCTAAGTTTTTCGATAGGTTCGACTAACGCTTAGAAAGGCCTAACAGCTCGAGCCGAGGGTGTTCAACAAGTAAATCGCTAATCTATGCATATTATAGGCTCTATATTTAGATAATCGTATGCAGGTGTATgctttatgtgtgttttttgtgttttctgtgtttacttgtttgtttgtttgtttgtttgtttgtttgcttatttGTTGGATTTTGGGAGTGGGTGTTGGCCTGTTctatttcaaaacatttgtCCGAATCGATAAGTATTTAAAACGTTTCTTAAATAGTTCTCTATATAAGTTATTAAAGCTTTCGGTTTTCATTACACTAGTtcatatatagatatataactATGTATATTTCTGTGTATATATGTAcgtacttaaaatatatatgtatatatgtttcATAGTCTCTAACAATAGGAGGTATATACATCTGTAGAGAGACCCACGCCCCCGCCGTCCGCGAATTAAACGAGCAACTGAGCAATACACCTAACTATGGCGATTTAGGTTCAGATCGAGATGACTAGAATGCAGATACAAATGCAGATTTGGTAGCAGATACAGAGATACAGATAAATGAATAAACATGCGTATCGTGGCATGGACGTTTTTCAGGACGGTTTAATGTGGGAATTATCATCTCTCGTGCTCTCTTGCTCGCACACATACACTCTCTCACAGGgtcacacccacacacacgcacaccattttgcaaatttttggcaatttcgaaaaaaaaaataatatgaacGAGTATCTACAATCGGTAGACCGAGTCTTTGAGTCCACTTGCAAACTATAATTGGTTATTAATCACTACAAATAGATTAATCAAATAAGGCTTTTAAACATGGCTAAATATTATagtaaatagattttaaaaattataaggaAAAATTCTATTAAGCGGACAGCTACCGGACAAATGAATGAGTGAATACAAATTTAGGATATAATAAATGATAcctaaacatttaaaaagaattttaaacagTTACAAGTTTTATAATCAGTGATTAATTTCATTCAGCTTTAGAGGTTTATCGTCGACAGTTTCTAAAGCGGACAAAGATAAACTCCGGCTTAAATGTACTTATATTTGCAAGGGCATTCAATAGGGATGACAACAAAGATGCGATTTAAGAAagctaaattaattgtaattggaacAGGGGTGGGAACACTCTCTGGCTATTTGTGTGTTGTTTCTCGGTTTTTAGTAGTAGTTGTTTCCGTTAATTCTacatttgttatatatatatatatatatatatatatatatatatatatatatatatctcatTCGGGTTTTACTTTATATGTGTATATCTGTAtataacgatttttttttgcttgggGGGTTCGTTAGGGCTAAACATATATAGAATATAGATCTATATGTCCTCACATCTCCTTAgttttgtatataatatatatatatatatacctagtTCTTGTACCATGGTAATACTGTCCGAATTCCATTGCTTATTGGTTGACTGCGGTTGAACTTGCTTCTGGTTGGCTTGGGGATCgtgatcgggatcgggatcgggatcgggttGGATTTGGTCGTGATTATAGTTCTCAAAGCTTGTCTTTATCACGGTCGATGCTCATTGCTTTAAAGATGCCGCGTCCGATGCCGTAGCGCAGGTTGAACTGGTCCAAGCTGGAGGCCCGCGGCCGCTGGCTGCCGCTCTGGTGTCCCGCCGAGGTGGAGCCTCCTCCCGAGGCGGAGGCTCCCAATCCAGCCGGATCTATGGAGCTGccctgcagctgctgctcgtGCTCCATGTCCGTCTCACTGAACTCCGTTTCCGTGTCGCTGAACTTCCGGCGACGTCGCAGGAACGTGCTGCAGTGCTTCAGCTCGCCCAGATTGTCGGACAGGGAGTGACCCCGCTTGCGCCGCTCCTGCCGCTCCATTTCGGCGGCCAGCATCTGCACCTCCCAGTCGTTGTGGCTTGCCgttccaccaccactaccgcCACCACCGCTTTCATCCATATCCTCATCCTCTCGGGGATGCAGTGCCGCCGGACCCTCCTCCTCcccctcgtcgtcgtcgtcgtcatccaCCTCGGCCATATTGATCTTGCTGGAGGAGGAGCTCGAACTGGAGCTCTCGCCGATGTCCAGGATGACGCTGTCCGAGAGGCGGGCCAGATTGCCCGTGACATCGGCcaccatgcccatgcccaggCTGCCCATGCTGTCCGCCCCGCCGCTCCACTCGCGATGGTAGCCGTAGCCACTGCTGCGGCCACTTTGGCCACTGCGGCCACTGCGTCCGTTGCCCTGGCCGGAGTAGAAGCTGGGATGGCTCTGGGCGTGCCGGGAGCTCAGGGAGAAGGAGCCTCCGGGTCCTCCGTAGTAGCTGCTGGGGCAGTTGAGGGCGTTCGCCGAGGCCGCATGGTGCCGACTCGGACCCGGCGATATGCTGCGCCTGCCGCCCTGGATGGGCGGCGATGAGGTGAACACCGTGTCCAGGGAATCACCGCGCTGCAACAAGTCAGGGGGCAGGATTAAACGAATGTTCAAATTTACATATGTACAATATAAAGTGGCAGAAAACACTTCAAGCTTCAACATCGATAATCAACgagttaattaattattgcatacttattgatttatataaaaaaatttcattatttttaattttaaaattgaacaaTAAAAAGTCAAAGTACAACTTAAGATGCAACGATTCGGTTTTTTCGATATGATATGAAGTGTTATATACGTATGGGATTAGTATATTTATAGGAGTTTTCTTATCGATAAACATCATTTTTGgcctttaatatttattaaaataaatcatgtTACATATCAACATACATTCTTGTGGATATTTTCGTTGATATATCATTTCGGGGCTTCCTTTTTGATATACTTCTCTAGTATTTCGGCATAAAATATCGATgcttaaatatgttatttataataactattttataaatgttaaaagtCGATTTTTATAATAGACATATCAAAATATTCGATTTCcttccttttaaaaattttaaataaaatacaaattttgaaagtTTTCGATTTTATAACTTTTGATATATGAACAATTCGATTTTTTCGGTGTGAAATTTTATTCGATATATAATATCGGAGTTTTCTTTTCGATTAACAAGAACCCACCATGAACAGAAGCTCCGCCGACGATCCCGAACTGCTGttgtcctcctcctcgggcgGCTCATCATCGTCCACCGACAGCTGGGACATCTTCTCGCGCTTCTGGCGCCGGCTGAGTGGCAGCACCAGGGTGCCGGAAGTGGAGGATGCCGATCCGGAAGCCACCGGAGCCGTGGTGGCCTTGCCCTCGATGGAGCGCAGCTTGAGCTGCAGCTGGGCAATGATGGCATCGCGGCGCCTCACCTCGCCCGCCATGCTGGAGAACTGCGTCTCGAACTTGGAGTGCATCTCGTTCATGTGCGTCTTGATCACGTGGTTGATGCCGCTGAGGATCTGATTGAAGTAGTCCTGTGCCTCCGGGAAGCCTTTAAAAGCAAGATCACACATCGTTGTGAGTACGTGGAACATTTAGGGTGGACCAAAAGGGActgatatacatatatgggTTCTTTGTGTCGGGCGAGGGCGAGGGCGAGGGGAAGGTGGGTCATGACATTCAATAGGATTTGTCCAGAGTTTAACTACATCAAATTAGGCTGTGGGTGTTAAAGCGTTTTTTGGCACTACATACTTGGGTGATCGCACTCCGAATCGGTTTTTATCAAAGAAATACAGTTTGAGTTCGATGGCCGAAGCTCTGAATACCAATGCAGATGAATAGTTTGTTGGGCAAggggttttttgttgtttttttttttgttcggacAGACTGATAAGCAAATAATTGTGTAGTTCCATCTGCATTGGCATCAATACATACGTATATCGGTGACAATTATTTACATTCTCATTCCCATTACCATACAAGTGTTGCACATCGGCTCCTTCAAAGCTCAGATCTCTATatagtatatacatatacgaTCGTGTTCTTTGTGGCTTAATTACGTTCGATATTTATGTACAAAAGCATTGGCAAAGTGTGGCTGTGTGTTCTGTGCTGGCTGAGTTACATGCTCTCAAAGACTTAAGCATCCATCATGGCGGTCGTTTCATTCCATTCCGATCCCAAGGCACATCAGCTGAAATGCTTCTCCGATCTAGGCACATTCCGTGTTTTTAacaatcattattattatttactctGGTGGACTTGAGGGTTCTACTTGAATTATGGGCACAGCCTTGGGAGGGTGTGATTGAAAAATTCTGGTAGGGACATTTTTCATGGCCACTTCCACAGACACATTAGCattacaaaaatcaatattttaaaagttgaaaCTTAAAAGTTCTCAAAGTTAATGTTTGTGTCTCAAAGAAAGTCTTTGCAGAAGAGTTTAAGAAAGTTTTGCATGATCAAAAAGATTATATTAAGATTAAGTAgcaaaacattaattttaaaagtaaagtaGTATAATGAGGCTATGTTTTTAAGGCAGAGTTAAACAAAACGCTTTTTGACATGgtcaaaaattatttgtacgTAATAAGTTTCCAgatcgaaaaaaaagaatagaCTCATgagataaaataattataacaactCATATAGCTATATatagaaaaagttttaagtaatATAATTTACGTTAAATGGGACTTGTTATAAGTTAATTTAGGTAAGGTAATGTATTTCAAAGTTTAGGTGTTTTTAGGGACATTCTTACAGTTCATGTTAAGCGTTTTCTATCATGCAAAGAGTTTCGTTAGGTTTTGATCAAATCGGTTAGACAAATAGGTTGAAGGAGAGTTTTGAGAAAGCAGGGCAAAGCGAAAAAGAAAGTTCTTATTGTTTGAGTTCAAGTGGGTGGCTCGCACACATGCGCAAGTGTTTTCAGTTTGAAGAAAGTTGCTCAGAGATAGAGAAAGATATAAATTACATACagtgtttttaattgtttatctTTGGTTATTGCTTTTCTGGGGAAGGTGACAAGCGTTGCTCTTGTTCTGgttgctatatatatatatgtattaagCTCGATCTGAAGCTGATATATTTACCTTCGAGCCGGGGCCCTGAGCCCGGTCCGCCCATCGCACTGGTGGTCGTGTTCTGCCTGAGCtgcaaattcaaattcaaatcagttgTTGACTGGGCATGGAGGATCTGattcgacgacgaggagcactCCACGACATACGAGGCGGATGcggatgcagatgcagatgcggatgcggatgcagCTGATCCAACTGTTCCAACTGATTCGACTGGCAAAGACGACGACGCTGAGACGGTGCCAACGCCACCAACGAGTCCGCCCATTCCCAAATCGCCCGGATCCCTTAGTTGAGCGGGAAACGCGTAGCTCTCCTGCGGCGAATTCGTGGGCGTTACCAACGTCAACGTCGGCGACCAGACATTCGCTTCGGTTGCCAGCGGaagcggatgcggatgcggaagtggctgtgcgtgtgcgtgtggcCCCGGCGCaaccggaaacggaaatgccACCGATACCGATGGTGAACTCGCATGCGCACTACTCTTGTTGCTCGTTACACGCGCACTCGAACTAGCTTTATTAACCGGATCATTACCGTTACCGTTACCATTACCGTTACCGTTACCGTTACCATTACCGTTAGCATTACCGTTAGCATTACCCGTAACCGTAACCGTACCCGTACCGCTACCATTATTATTCAACGATATCATTCCGATCGCCGCAGCGCCGCCGAAGGGAGAAGGACATTCCTCCTTGGCACTGGCGGGCGGGCTGGAAAGAGTGGAATGGAAGGTTACACTCTTCAAGAGCTTACTGTGCCTAGCCACGTACCCTTCCAAGGTGGGCTCCGCCGCCAGGCCCTGGCCCAGCCCCTTTGGGGTGACCTTCGACCCCGGCGCCGACACCACCACCatctcctcctgctgctgcagcttctTGAGTATACTCTTCAGCTTGCGCCGTTCCACAGTCTCATTGGATTCGGGACTGAGTGGCAGTGGCACATACTGCAGTTGCCTGGAGTTGCTATccgatgcggatgcggatgccgatgcggatgcggatgccgAAGCGGATGCGGATGCCGATGCAGACGTATTGGTGGATATCGAGGTGGAGCTGGTGGTCGACTCGTACGTACTGAGGAACTGCGAATAGATGCCGGAGGTATCGCTGTAGCAGCGATACAGTGACTCCGTGATGGGCACCTTGCTGTCCGGCCCCGATTTGGAGCAGTCCAGGCTGAAACTTCGCGTCTGGAGGGCTCGCTCCAGTTCGGCCAGCTTCTGGCGCTCGTTGAGGATCTTCAAACGCTTGACGAACGGCAGGCCGCAGTATTCCGGCGACAGATCGAACACGCTCTGGTACAGCTTCCTCCGCCCGTTGCCGCCCAGCTCTGTGAGTTCGCCGTCGGGCAGGTGCTGCTCCGGCTTCTGGAGCCGCAGGCAGTCTCTCTTGGCGCTGGCCGCCGTACTGGCCAACGGATTCACCAGACTGGCCGACGAGCAGAGGGTACTCGAGCAGCTCTGCCCTGGGCCGGGCCCATGTCCGCCGTGATGGTGCCCATGCCCATGTCCATGCacatggccatggccatggccgTGACGCGGTGATCTCGCGCTGCTCCGGGCACTGTGGTGACGTGGTCGTGGGTGCGCCGACTCCATCTGCTGCGGTATGTTGCTCAGCGAGTAGTTCTTCAGCGGCGAGGCCAGTTCGTCGGGCGAACAGTTGGTCAGGCTGGTGTAGCTGGAAGACATCAGGGTGGCCAATTTCAGCTTGGACCACGGCTTGATGGGCGTCCCGTCGGTGTCCGTGTCAGATTGCAGGGGCGTGGCCATCCGCTGGCTGGGCTTGATCACCCGCTTCGATATGGTGGCTATGCCAGAGCCGCCAGCTGCCATTCCCACACCCACTCCCATTCCCACTCCCACACCCAGCCCCAgccccaatcccaatcccagtcCTGATGTGGCCACTGCATCATCGGAGGCTGCTCCATGCTTGGCCACCAGGGCCAGGGACTTGGGTGGCTCCTTTTTGGCTATGGCTCCCGTACTCGGCGACGGCGAGCTGCTCACTCCTCCCTGCAATTGCTGGATCTTCTGCTTGAACGACACCTTCATGATGGGCTTGATCTGGGCCACCGTCAGCGATTGTCCCGGCGCCGAGAGGCCACCATTGGCCCCTGGCATCGGTATGGATCCTCCTGCCTGGGCGGCCCCGAAATGCGAGTCTATCTTGCTGCTGATATTGGGCGGCGTGTTGACCTGGgtgatcggatcggatcgaaTCGGATCGGATCAGCATCGGGTTAGGTGCCAGTTTAGAAGTTTAGAAAAAAGAAGAGGATTGGGTGTGTTAATAGAACGTCAAAGAGCAATGAATGATGAGTCTTCTTCTCATACTCCTGTTAGCCAATTGTTAGCTTACTTCTCCGGTTAACCAATGGCTCTGTAGTCTAACCGCCACATTTATGTTAACCGGAGAATGAGAAATCAGCCGTCAGGAATATCTTCTAACACTGTTTAGTCAGATTGATGGCACAGGTAAAAACACAGGGATATTTTGTAGACTTATATTAAAGCATATTGTGGGTCCTACACCTAATATGGGTACTACAGAAATTAATAGGGTTTTTAAATCgcttattaaataatatccTCTTTTCTATACTTCTTAT
Proteins encoded:
- the LOC128261022 gene encoding LOW QUALITY PROTEIN: pneumococcal serine-rich repeat protein (The sequence of the model RefSeq protein was modified relative to this genomic sequence to represent the inferred CDS: deleted 1 base in 1 codon; substituted 1 base at 1 genomic stop codon); translation: MKLSVSAYRAHASAHKKILSSGYHSQLNYGSTGAAAASSSSSGATATGLYTMEQHENEAGKFVKDVARQVHDCNSDTDVISPTGTSSSGGGGGGAGGVGGAGGGSGGQGPGPSDGGYHKRHHKMVRDDDNNSAAHSSDSKSPSQRKSRIGDGASDPDSDWTRSNQRWMKLRTTVQISSAIQKKPPLKREDSFLKRFSTRQIPETQETVEDTGSESASGDVDKSVKRRRRYLQKRRSVVNPDENFYFYWLMMLTVCVLYNLWTLIVRQSFPELQQSVPTFWLICDSMTDVVFILDIIVQLRTGYLEQGLMVYDDRKLACHYVHSRDFIFDMIALIPLDLLQLKMGTHPLLRFTRFLKSVYRSVRFYYIVESRTVWPNLWRVVNLIHILLILAHWFGCFYFLLSEAEGFRXGDWVYPYRPGDYATLTRKYLGSLYWSTLTLTTIGDLPTPETNAEPNFSVDGPRSIPRRGIKSRLLQFGSSYGYYFTIVSYLIGVFIFATIVGQVGNVITNRNANRLEFERLLDGAKTYMRHHKVPGGMKRRVLRWYDYSWSRGRIQGGGDINTALGLLPDKLKTELALHVNLSVLKKVTIFQECQPEFLHDLVLKMKAYIFTPGDSICRKGEVAREMFIIADGILEVLSETGKVLTTMKAGDFFGEIGILNLDGLNKRTADVRSVGYSELFSLSREDVLAAMKDYPDAQEILQTLGRKRLMEVRCVNKKYAKAQSDKEAAAYAAAHPHHHQGHQGHQGHQGHQGHQGHHQGQVHQSDSSENSASKKIVDKLKHDVKGFRNVLKKSRTSRKSDESLEMQPLHNTSPRGSKILLKRMSRVRSDEKDADSAEAKDELHDKTPSPIGAGLPLLQRLRLLKEKQESIQEEPEREFSEGFPLIQRLQQLKIKNEPQVNAAEPGVVMVNTPPNISSKIDSHFGAAQAGGSIPMPGANGGLSAPGQSLTVAQIKPIMKVSFKQKIQQLQGGVSSSPSPSTGAIAKKEPPKSLALVAKHGAASDDAVATSGLGLGLGLGLGVGVGMGVGVGMAAGGSGIATISKRVIKPSQRMATPLQSDTDTDGTPIKPWSKLKLATLMSSSYTSLTNCSPDELASPLKNYSLSNIPQQMESAHPRPRHHSARSSARSPRHGHGHGHVHGHGHGHHHGGHGPGPGQSCSSTLCSSASLVNPLASTAASAKRDCLRLQKPEQHLPDGELTELGGNGRRKLYQSVFDLSPEYCGLPFVKRLKILNERQKLAELERALQTRSFSLDCSKSGPDSKVPITESLYRCYSDTSGIYSQFLSTYESTTSSTSISTNTSASASASASASASASASASASDSNSRQLQYVPLPLSPESNETVERRKLKSILKKLQQQEEMVVVSAPGSKVTPKGLGQGLAAEPTLEGPPASAKEECPSPFGGAAAIGMISLNNNGSGTGTVTVTGNANGNANGNGNGNGNGNGNGNGNDPVNKASSSARVTSNKSSAHASSPSVSVAFPFPVAPGPHAHAQPLPHPHPLPLATEANVWSPTLTLVTPTNSPQESYAFPAQLRDPGDLGMGGLVGGVGTVSASSSLPVESVGTVGSAASASASASASASASYVVECSSSSNQILHAQSTTDLNLNLQLRQNTTTSAMGGPGSGPRLEGFPEAQDYFNQILSGINHVIKTHMNEMHSKFETQFSSMAGEVRRRDAIIAQLQLKLRSIEGKATTAPVASGSASSTSGTLVLPLSRRQKREKMSQLSVDDDEPPEEEDNSSSGSSAELLFMRGDSLDTVFTSSPPIQGGRRSISPGPSRHHAASANALNCPSSYYGGPGGSFSLSSRHAQSHPSFYSGQGNGRSGRSGQSGRSSGYGYHREWSGGADSMGSLGMGMVADVTGNLARLSDSVILDIGESSSSSSSSSKINMAEVDDDDDDEGEEEGPAALHPREDEDMDESGGGGSGGGTASHNDWEVQMLAAEMERQERRKRGHSLSDNLGELKHCSTFLRRRRKFSDTETEFSETDMEHEQQLQGSSIDPAGLGASASGGGSTSAGHQSGSQRPRASSLDQFNLRYGIGRGIFKAMSIDRDKDKL